Proteins encoded in a region of the Flavobacterium sp. PMTSA4 genome:
- a CDS encoding ABC transporter permease, giving the protein MKRLLSIELQKIWKNRSSKILTISYFVILSFIALIASIKFDLGNFKLHFAEMGIFNFPFIWHFNTYIASLLKVFLAIIIVSMMANEYSYGTLKQNLIDGMSKKEFVLSKFITVLFFAFVSTFFVFIMSLILGYSFSSYDEFGIVFSDLDYLLAYFVKLVGFFSFCLFLGVLIKRSAFAIGFLFVWFIGETITRLLLTYDIFPKSKTAGQITQFFPLESMSNLIVEPFSRLSVIKNIQETIGENNIKDYDVHLTSILIVFAWTTIFIFCSYLLIKKRDL; this is encoded by the coding sequence ATGAAAAGACTTCTTTCTATAGAACTTCAAAAAATTTGGAAAAATCGCTCAAGTAAAATACTGACTATTAGTTATTTTGTGATTCTTTCTTTTATCGCTTTGATAGCATCAATCAAATTTGATTTAGGAAATTTCAAACTGCATTTTGCTGAAATGGGAATTTTTAATTTCCCTTTTATTTGGCATTTTAATACTTACATAGCTTCTTTATTAAAAGTTTTTTTAGCAATTATTATTGTTTCAATGATGGCAAATGAATATAGTTATGGCACTTTAAAACAAAACCTAATAGATGGAATGAGTAAAAAAGAATTCGTTCTTTCAAAGTTCATTACTGTCTTATTCTTTGCTTTTGTTTCTACATTCTTTGTTTTTATAATGTCTTTAATTTTAGGTTACAGTTTCTCTTCTTATGATGAATTTGGAATTGTTTTTTCTGATTTAGACTATTTACTGGCATACTTTGTAAAACTTGTAGGTTTCTTTTCTTTTTGCTTGTTTTTAGGTGTTTTGATAAAACGTTCAGCTTTTGCCATAGGATTTTTATTTGTTTGGTTTATTGGCGAAACCATCACAAGATTATTACTTACCTACGATATTTTTCCAAAAAGCAAAACAGCAGGTCAAATCACTCAATTTTTTCCACTTGAATCTATGAGTAACTTAATTGTTGAACCTTTTTCACGATTGTCTGTAATCAAAAACATTCAAGAAACCATTGGCGAGAACAATATCAAAGATTATGACGTTCATCTAACATCTATTCTGATAGTTTTTGCATGGACAACAATATTTATTTTTTGTTCATACTTACTTATCAAAAAAAGAGATTTATAA
- a CDS encoding ABC transporter ATP-binding protein, with the protein METPILSIKNLHKRYGKVHAVNDVSLEIQKGNVYGILGPNGSGKSTTLGIVLNVVNKTSGEYSWFGGTQETHEALKKVGAIIERPNFYPYMTAKENLELVCKIKGINYSKIEEKLEIVGLTDRKNSKFKTYSLGMKQRLAIASALLNDPEILILDEPTNGLDPQGIIQIRDIIRLIASQGTTILLASHLLDEVEKVCSHVLVLRFGKILYNGKVDEMTTKGGYFELQSNSNDRLIDLIKNNFSVEKISENDGKVIVHFNQEVEASNLNKFLIQQNIYLSHLVKRKSSLEEQFLELTNNN; encoded by the coding sequence TTGGAAACACCTATTCTTTCAATCAAAAATCTTCACAAAAGGTATGGGAAAGTTCATGCCGTAAATGACGTTTCACTCGAAATTCAAAAAGGAAATGTTTATGGAATATTGGGACCAAATGGTTCTGGTAAATCAACTACGCTTGGTATTGTTTTAAATGTTGTCAATAAAACTTCGGGAGAATATTCATGGTTTGGCGGAACACAAGAAACTCATGAAGCATTAAAAAAAGTTGGTGCAATCATAGAAAGACCTAATTTTTATCCCTACATGACAGCCAAAGAAAATCTAGAATTGGTTTGTAAAATTAAAGGTATAAACTATTCTAAAATTGAAGAAAAGCTGGAAATTGTTGGGCTTACAGACAGAAAAAACAGTAAATTCAAAACCTATTCGCTAGGAATGAAACAACGTTTAGCAATTGCTTCTGCATTACTAAATGACCCAGAAATTTTAATTCTTGATGAACCAACCAATGGTTTAGATCCACAAGGAATTATTCAAATTAGAGATATTATTCGATTAATTGCATCTCAAGGAACGACTATACTATTAGCATCACATTTATTAGATGAAGTCGAAAAAGTATGCAGTCATGTTTTGGTTTTGCGTTTTGGAAAAATTTTATACAATGGAAAAGTTGACGAAATGACTACTAAAGGTGGTTATTTTGAATTACAATCAAATTCAAATGATAGATTAATTGATTTGATTAAAAATAACTTCTCAGTTGAAAAAATTTCTGAAAATGATGGTAAAGTAATTGTTCATTTCAATCAAGAAGTTGAAGCATCAAATCTTAATAAGTTTTTGATTCAACAAAATATCTATCTCAGTCATTTGGTGAAAAGAAAATCGAGTTTAGAAGAACAATTTTTAGAATTAACAAATAACAATTAA